The following are encoded together in the Equus quagga isolate Etosha38 chromosome 15, UCLA_HA_Equagga_1.0, whole genome shotgun sequence genome:
- the C15H22orf31 gene encoding uncharacterized protein C22orf31 homolog codes for MWTRQPSPTSGQPERVQSRTSMPRHQSKESSKEKKETVCQDLESRYAEHVAATQVLPRDIGTTAWKGRALLPETRKRPQLSEDTLTIHGLPTESYRALYHTVVEPMLWNPSGTPKRYSLELGKAIKQKLWKALCSQAATREGTQKDLSPGRKRLEVHEETMPKKWPKLKMEK; via the exons ATGTGGACTCGCCAGCCCTCACCAACATCTGGACAGCCAGAACGTGTGCAAAGCAGAACATCAATGCCCCGCCACCAG AGTAAAGAaagttcaaaggagaaaaaagaaacagtctgCCAAGATCTTGAGAGCAGATATGCTGAACATGTGGCTGCCACCCAAGTGCTACCCCGGGACATTGGGACAACAGCCTGGAAGGGCCGAGCGTTGCTTCCTGAAACCAGAAAGAGACCGCAGTTGTCAGAGGACACGCTAACTATCCACGGCCTGCCCACAGAGAGTTACCGGGCTCTGTACCACACTGTGGTCGAGCCGATGCTGTGGAATCCTTCAGGGACCCCCAAGAGGTACAGCTTGGAGTTGGGCAAGGCCATCAAACAAAAGCTCTGGAAAGCTCTGTGCAGCCAGGCTGCCACCCGCGAAGGCACTCAGAAGGACCTGTCGCCAGGCAGGAAGCGGCTGGAGGTCCACGAGGAGACTATGCCCAAGAAATGGCCCAAGTTAAAGATGGAGAAGTAG